The following coding sequences lie in one Apostichopus japonicus isolate 1M-3 chromosome 13, ASM3797524v1, whole genome shotgun sequence genomic window:
- the LOC139979154 gene encoding muscarinic acetylcholine receptor M1-like: METTEAYLSDLNVTTLSPGSDVIPRFSVNMTRAAIQFTIAFLVIASNLLIIIAFSVEKRLRVYTNYYIISMAIADAMLGLTGMGLSLFQNILGYRWTFGYVSCNIVLTFSHTSLHVSVLMLVVISIDRWYAIYYPLKHLAQRSRKNAVRRNVIVWLVGFIFWGSFVGVWGIVDDRYHNSSFCAPVYPRSVIATFVAAALYYWIPTGMIAFFYFFIYRKIRSSGSNKLTTKFAANDAVRTWSSDTSNTGSRSSLSHNLTDVSVISTNNDHHDVEGKEATMGDCQHVASNQNEVILTNWKTGNVPTTTSTANSSVGNPRRRSAGRSKTASLDSAKAQRTLSLLIISLIVAWTPYAGIIVTTTYCYTVLKVSSSGECFPSILLTTSLWMSWSNSLLNPVMYAIAQPLFKETILKILCCKCRN; encoded by the coding sequence ATGGAAACGACCGAGGCGTATTTATCTGACCTGAACGTTACTACTCTGTCTCCGGGAAGTGACGTCATCCCGCGATTTTCTGTAAACATGACACGTGCTGCGATACAATTCACCATCGCTTTCCTTGTCATTGCCAGCAACCTGCTTATTATCATTGCTTTCTCGGTAGAGAAGCGACTGCGAGTTTACACTAACTACTATATCATCAGCATGGCCATCGCCGATGCCATGTTGGGGCTGACTGGCATGGGTCTCTCTCTGTTCCAAAACATCTTGGGGTATCGTTGGACTTTTGGATACGTTTCCTGCAACATCGTGTTGACATTTTCCCACACTTCACTGCATGTATCCGTGTTAATGTTGGTTGTTATAAGCATCGATCGTTGGTACGCTATATACTACCCCCTTAAGCACCTGGCACAGCGCAGCCGGAAGAACGCGGTCCGTCGCAATGTCATCGTATGGCTTGTTGGGTTCATCTTCTGGGGGTCATTCGTCGGGGTTTGGGGCATAGTTGACGACAGGTACCACAACTCCTCTTTCTGTGCCCCTGTCTATCCCCGGTCCGTCATTGCTACCTTCGTTGCAGCAGCCCTGTATTATTGGATCCCAACTGGCATGATCGCattcttttactttttcatttatCGTAAGATTCGCTCATCTGGGAGTAACAAACTGACCACAAAATTCGCTGCAAACGATGCCGTACGTACTTGGTCATCTGACACGTCAAATACCGGAAGTAGGTCATCGCTGTCTCACAATTTAACCGATGTTTCCGTCATTTCAACTAACAATGATCATCATGACGTCGAAGGCAAAGAAGCTACTATGGGGGATTGTCAACATGTAGCATCTAATCAGAATGAAGTCATTCTGACCAATTGGAAGACTGGAAACGTACCGACGACAACATCAACGGCCAATAGCTCAGTCGGAAATCCTAGGCGACGGTCTGCTGGACGGTCTAAGACAGCCTCACTGGACAGCGCTAAGGCTCAGCGTACTCTGAGTTTGTTGATTATTTCGCTGATAGTAGCGTGGACACCGTATGCGGGCATCATCGTAACTACTACGTACTGTTACACTGTACTAAAGGTTTCATCCAGTGGCGAGTGTTTTCCCTCAATTTTGTTGACTACGTCACTGTGGATGAGTTGGTCTAATAGTTTACTGAATCCGGTCATGTATGCCATTGCCCAACCTTTATTCAAGGAAACAATCCTCAAGATTTTGTGCTGTAAATGCCGTAACTAA
- the LOC139978905 gene encoding muscarinic acetylcholine receptor M2-like: protein METTEAYLSDLNVTTLSPASDVIPRLTRAAILFTIAFLVIASNLLIIIAFSVEKRLRIYTNYYIISMAIADAMLGLTGMGLSLFQNILGYRWTFRYVSCNIVLTFSHTSLHVSVLMLVVISIDRWYAIYYPLKHLAQRSRKNAVRRNVIVWLVGFIFWGSFIGVWGIVDDRYHNSPFCIPLYPRSVIATFVAAALYYWIPTGMIAFFYFFIYRKIRSSGSNKLTTKFAANDAVRTGSSDTSNTGSRSSLSHNSTDVSVISTNKDHHSVEGREATMGDCQHVASNQNEVILTNWKTGNVPTTTSTANGSVGNPRRRSAGRSKTATLDSAKAQRTLSLLIISLIVAWTPYAGIIVTTTYCYTVLKVSSSGECFPSILLTTSLWMSWSNSLLNPVMYAIAQPLFKETILKILCCKCRN, encoded by the coding sequence ATGGAAACGACCGAGGCGTATTTATCTGACCTGAACGTTACTACTCTGTCTCCGGCAAGTGACGTCATCCCGCGATTGACACGTGCTGCGATACTATTCACCATCGCTTTCCTTGTCATTGCCAGCAACCTGCTTATTATCATTGCTTTCTCGGTAGAGAAGCGACTGCGAATCTACACTAATTACTATATCATCAGCATGGCCATCGCTGATGCCATGTTGGGGCTGACTGGCATGGGTCTCTCTCTGTTCCAAAACATCTTGGGGTATCGTTGGACTTTTAGATACGTTTCCTGCAACATCGTGTTGACATTTTCCCACACTTCACTGCATGTATCCGTGTTAATGTTGGTTGTTATAAGCATCGATCGTTGGTACGCAATATACTACCCCCTTAAGCACTTGGCACAGCGCAGCCGGAAGAACGCGGTCCGTCGCAATGTCATCGTATGGCTTGTTGGGTTCATCTTCTGGGGGTCATTCATCGGGGTTTGGGGCATAGTTGACGACAGGTACCACAACTCCCCTTTCTGTATCCCTCTCTATCCTCGGTCCGTCATTGCTACCTTCGTTGCAGCAGCCCTGTATTATTGGATCCCAACTGGCATGATCGCattcttttactttttcatttatCGTAAGATTCGCTCATCTGGGAGTAACAAACTGACCACAAAATTCGCTGCCAACGATGCCGTACGTACTGGGTCATCTGACACGTCAAATACCGGAAGTAGGTCATCGCTGTCTCACAATTCAACCGATGTTTCCGTCATTTCAACTAACAAAGATCATCATAGCGTCGAAGGCAGAGAAGCTACTATGGGGGATTGTCAACATGTAGCATCTAATCAGAATGAAGTCATTCTGACCAATTGGAAGACTGGAAACGTACCGACGACAACATCAACGGCCAATGGCTCAGTCGGAAATCCTAGGCGACGGTCTGCTGGACGGTCTAAGACAGCCACACTGGACAGCGCTAAGGCTCAGCGTACTCTGAGTTTGTTGATTATTTCGCTGATAGTAGCGTGGACACCGTATGCGGGCATCATCGTAACTACTACGTACTGTTACACTGTACTAAAGGTTTCATCCAGTGGCGAGTGTTTTCCCTCAATTTTGTTGACTACGTCACTGTGGATGAGTTGGTCTAATAGTTTACTGAATCCGGTCATGTATGCCATTGCCCAACCTTTATTCAAGGAAACAATCCTTAAGATTCTGTGCTGTAAATGTCGTAACTAA